A genome region from Archaeoglobus fulgidus DSM 4304 includes the following:
- a CDS encoding OB-fold domain-containing protein produces the protein MAYISDCSVYLPVWKLKRDEISKETGMPSMGGERAVAHWDEDSITMAVEAARKFDGAFDAVIFASSSPPFRIKQCASFIASALDLPDSTFTMDITDTMRAATDALITANEFVDSGRFSRVLVVAGDKIPTKPGTLYEQLYGDAAAAVVVEKEGGAKILGYSTSTKPLPGSWMLADDDTVRDYDMRVDARYGYAASVQKAAMPLFAKLGLSPADIDRIVASAPDPKSYQGLLKAVGARPEEFYFDSVGIAGSAHPLLLLATQLEREGRILLGGYGEGADVIAVEIEQAMDSNMGRMLESRKEISYGDYLFNRGFVGVRDAPDRPSLTKFWRDEKSIIRFYGMKCKSCGTVSYPISRCCIECGAKDNYEEVRLGERGKIYTFTIDYLVMPGNYAGDGVHPHFIAVVDLDGGGRVLFELTDTLRDFSGVECDAEVERTFRLLFEKNRFRYYGWKARLPR, from the coding sequence TTGGCTTACATAAGCGATTGCAGCGTTTATCTGCCGGTATGGAAGCTCAAAAGGGATGAGATATCGAAGGAGACGGGAATGCCCTCGATGGGGGGTGAAAGGGCGGTAGCGCACTGGGACGAGGATAGCATAACAATGGCGGTTGAAGCGGCAAGGAAGTTTGATGGGGCGTTTGATGCAGTCATATTCGCCTCCTCCTCTCCACCATTCAGAATCAAGCAGTGTGCGAGCTTCATCGCCTCAGCCCTCGATTTGCCCGATAGCACCTTCACGATGGACATAACTGACACAATGAGGGCTGCAACCGATGCTCTTATCACAGCCAACGAGTTTGTTGATTCCGGAAGGTTCAGCAGAGTTCTGGTTGTTGCTGGCGATAAAATTCCTACAAAGCCCGGCACACTCTACGAGCAGCTTTACGGAGATGCTGCTGCAGCGGTTGTGGTTGAGAAGGAGGGCGGGGCGAAAATTCTGGGCTACAGCACCTCAACCAAACCCCTTCCAGGTTCGTGGATGCTTGCAGATGACGATACAGTCAGGGACTACGACATGAGGGTTGATGCGAGGTATGGCTATGCAGCGAGCGTTCAGAAGGCTGCGATGCCCCTCTTTGCCAAACTTGGGTTAAGTCCAGCGGACATTGACAGGATTGTGGCTTCTGCTCCTGACCCAAAAAGCTATCAGGGATTGCTGAAGGCAGTTGGGGCAAGGCCTGAGGAATTCTACTTCGACAGCGTTGGAATTGCCGGCTCAGCTCACCCCTTACTTCTGCTGGCCACACAGCTTGAGAGGGAGGGAAGAATTCTGCTTGGGGGCTACGGAGAGGGAGCTGATGTCATAGCTGTAGAGATTGAGCAGGCGATGGACAGCAACATGGGCAGGATGCTTGAAAGCAGGAAGGAAATCAGCTATGGAGATTATCTCTTCAACAGGGGGTTTGTTGGTGTAAGAGATGCTCCTGACCGCCCCTCGCTGACGAAGTTCTGGAGGGATGAGAAGTCCATTATCCGCTTTTACGGGATGAAGTGCAAAAGTTGCGGGACAGTTAGCTACCCCATCTCAAGATGCTGCATCGAGTGCGGGGCGAAGGATAACTATGAAGAAGTGAGGCTTGGAGAGAGGGGCAAAATCTACACCTTCACCATCGACTATCTCGTCATGCCCGGCAACTATGCGGGAGATGGAGTGCACCCCCACTTCATTGCGGTGGTTGACCTCGACGGAGGGGGGAGAGTGCTGTTTGAGCTCACCGACACGCTGAGGGATTTCAGCGGTGTTGAATGTGATGCAGAGGTGGAGAGAACCTTCAGACTGCTGTTTGAGAAGAACAGGTTCAGATACTACGGCTGGAAGGCCCGCCTGCCGAGGTGA
- a CDS encoding acetyl-CoA acetyltransferase, with protein sequence MREVAVIGCGVTKFGHHWEKDHEDLLVEATYEAIADANVELKDVEAVWCGTFYPSTGISGNVFSDTLKFFGKPISRVENYCATGMDNIRNAAFAVASGAYDLVIAAGVEKLMDAGSRGLPPIEGIFSVAMPYVSAPAMFAMAANRAFKEWGWTREDLAMVAVKNHYNGARHPKAHFRSEVTVEKVLKAPMVAYPLGVYDCSAVSDGAAAVVLTRPEIAKEIVGDDYAVIKAVGMAVETMHPWHRPSESFLSFPATVKAAKMAYKMAGIENPRKELDFGIVHDCFTITELINYQDMQLCKPGEGAELIRNGVTAIDGDFPINPDGGLKSFGHPIAASGVRMVAELTKQVLGKAEGLQVKDAEAGFAHNLGGPYSVATVAIVSRP encoded by the coding sequence ATGAGAGAGGTTGCGGTTATAGGTTGTGGTGTTACGAAGTTCGGGCACCACTGGGAGAAAGACCACGAGGATTTGCTGGTTGAGGCAACGTATGAGGCTATAGCAGATGCAAATGTCGAGCTTAAGGATGTTGAGGCTGTTTGGTGCGGAACCTTCTACCCCTCAACCGGAATAAGCGGAAACGTCTTCAGCGACACGCTGAAGTTCTTCGGCAAGCCGATAAGCAGAGTTGAGAACTACTGCGCAACGGGAATGGACAACATCAGAAATGCCGCCTTTGCCGTTGCGAGCGGGGCTTACGATTTGGTTATTGCTGCTGGGGTTGAGAAGCTGATGGATGCTGGAAGCAGGGGACTGCCGCCAATAGAGGGAATTTTCAGCGTTGCGATGCCCTACGTCAGCGCTCCGGCAATGTTCGCAATGGCGGCAAACAGGGCCTTCAAGGAGTGGGGATGGACAAGGGAAGATCTGGCAATGGTTGCGGTGAAGAACCACTACAATGGAGCGAGGCATCCCAAGGCACACTTCAGAAGCGAGGTAACAGTGGAGAAGGTTCTGAAAGCCCCTATGGTTGCTTACCCGCTTGGCGTTTACGACTGCAGCGCTGTGAGCGATGGTGCTGCTGCCGTTGTCCTCACAAGGCCTGAGATAGCGAAGGAGATTGTTGGGGATGACTATGCTGTTATAAAGGCTGTGGGAATGGCTGTGGAGACGATGCACCCTTGGCACCGCCCTTCGGAGAGCTTCCTGAGTTTTCCAGCGACGGTTAAGGCTGCGAAGATGGCTTACAAGATGGCGGGAATTGAGAATCCGAGAAAGGAGCTTGACTTCGGCATTGTCCACGACTGCTTCACAATAACGGAGCTAATCAACTATCAGGACATGCAGCTATGCAAGCCCGGAGAGGGGGCTGAGCTGATAAGAAACGGCGTTACGGCGATTGATGGCGACTTCCCCATCAACCCCGATGGGGGGCTCAAGTCCTTCGGCCACCCAATAGCTGCCAGCGGGGTGAGGATGGTTGCAGAGCTGACAAAGCAGGTTCTCGGCAAGGCTGAGGGGCTGCAGGTGAAGGATGCTGAGGCAGGCTTCGCCCACAACCTCGGAGGGCCTTACTCAGTTGCCACCGTAGCGATAGTTTCGAGGCCCTAA
- the manA gene encoding mannose-6-phosphate isomerase, class I gives MELPSFIFQAQENLVERPWGGEWIALLKGFRQSGIGESWEFSAHTSRPSTVLVKGQQLSMIELFSKHRDELLGRAAEKFSKFPILVRLIDAASPTQVHVHPSDKAAESLGEAEGGVESAWLVFNKGKAYAGFKEDVKIEELEEKLKEEDFDFKTLLNTFETTPYDTFVIRPGIPHAGEGLRVLEVSSNSTLAYFFNENDWEKVKKVLNTKKVEEFEVKGKKGMAETENFGLEVVDVTGTAEIKTGGVMNILYAAEGYFILRGKETADLHRGYSCLVPASTDSFTVESERGKIVRIYLKV, from the coding sequence ATGGAGCTTCCGAGTTTTATCTTTCAGGCTCAGGAGAATCTGGTTGAGAGGCCGTGGGGAGGGGAGTGGATTGCGCTGCTTAAGGGTTTCAGACAGAGCGGCATTGGAGAATCTTGGGAGTTTTCAGCCCACACTTCCCGTCCCTCCACGGTTCTGGTTAAGGGGCAGCAGCTGAGCATGATCGAGCTCTTCTCAAAACACAGGGATGAGTTGCTGGGGAGGGCTGCTGAGAAGTTCAGCAAGTTCCCCATCCTCGTCAGGCTGATTGATGCTGCCTCCCCAACTCAGGTTCACGTTCACCCCTCCGACAAGGCAGCCGAGAGTCTCGGAGAGGCGGAGGGTGGAGTAGAGTCCGCATGGCTCGTCTTCAACAAGGGAAAAGCTTACGCCGGCTTCAAGGAAGATGTAAAAATTGAGGAGCTTGAGGAGAAGCTGAAAGAGGAGGACTTTGACTTCAAAACGCTCCTGAACACCTTCGAAACCACACCATACGACACCTTCGTCATCCGCCCCGGCATTCCCCACGCTGGAGAGGGGCTGAGGGTTCTTGAGGTTTCATCAAACTCCACCCTTGCGTACTTTTTCAACGAAAACGACTGGGAGAAGGTCAAGAAGGTTCTGAACACCAAAAAGGTTGAGGAATTTGAGGTTAAGGGAAAGAAGGGGATGGCTGAGACGGAGAACTTCGGGCTGGAGGTTGTAGATGTTACAGGTACGGCGGAGATTAAGACTGGGGGCGTGATGAACATTCTTTATGCTGCTGAAGGCTACTTCATCCTGAGGGGAAAGGAGACTGCAGACCTGCATCGCGGCTACTCCTGCCTTGTCCCAGCCTCAACGGACTCCTTTACAGTTGAAAGCGAAAGGGGAAAAATTGTAAGAATATACCTTAAGGTTTAG
- a CDS encoding protein-L-isoaspartate O-methyltransferase, translated as MDFDEKRRILAERLRDELNLSEKVYNAIKKVPRHLFVPERYRTMAYVDTPLPIGYGQTISAPHMVAIMCELLDLREGERVLEIGTGCGYHAAVTAEIVGKRGLVVSVERIPELAEIAKRNLSALGYENVVVIVGDGSLGYEPMAPYDKIYVTASAPDIPKPLLEQLKIGGKMVIPIGETTQFLYVVERDNGVRKWSWGAVRFVPLYGKYGFRPLEE; from the coding sequence ATGGACTTCGATGAGAAAAGGAGGATCCTTGCAGAAAGGCTGAGGGACGAGCTAAACCTGAGCGAAAAAGTTTACAACGCAATAAAAAAAGTTCCGAGGCATCTCTTCGTTCCAGAACGCTATAGAACTATGGCTTACGTCGATACACCTTTGCCAATAGGCTATGGGCAGACGATAAGCGCTCCACACATGGTTGCGATCATGTGCGAACTCCTAGATCTGAGAGAAGGGGAAAGAGTTCTCGAAATTGGAACGGGTTGCGGTTATCATGCTGCTGTTACAGCTGAGATCGTTGGAAAAAGAGGACTCGTAGTTTCCGTGGAGAGAATTCCGGAGCTAGCGGAGATTGCGAAGAGGAATTTATCCGCTCTTGGCTACGAGAACGTAGTAGTTATCGTTGGCGATGGCAGCCTGGGCTATGAACCGATGGCGCCATACGATAAGATATACGTCACAGCATCAGCGCCAGACATTCCGAAGCCGCTTTTAGAACAGCTCAAAATTGGTGGAAAAATGGTTATTCCAATCGGAGAAACTACTCAGTTTCTCTACGTTGTTGAAAGGGACAACGGGGTTCGAAAATGGAGCTGGGGGGCTGTTAGGTTCGTCCCGCTTTACGGAAAGTATGGCTTTAGACCTCTTGAGGAGTAG
- the cobS gene encoding adenosylcobinamide-GDP ribazoletransferase produces the protein MALDLLRSSLGFLTTLPVKGDVDVLRRNLWVFSFVGIFIGSVISIPAVLGFWFLCVLLYVAIEGVNHIDGLADFGDAFFAPEERKKVAIKDLNLGTGGAVFLCVYFLILFYSFQRVSAFYIIFSQVLAKFSMLLLLTTSKPAWQGMTGFMMEFARKRDVVIGSLPLLLVVLKPLAVFPLLFAITISLLVKRYAEEKFGGVSGDVVGASNCLVFAGSLLVCYFLAD, from the coding sequence ATGGCTTTAGACCTCTTGAGGAGTAGTCTCGGGTTCCTGACGACGCTGCCAGTAAAAGGAGACGTAGACGTGCTCAGAAGGAACCTCTGGGTTTTTTCCTTCGTCGGGATTTTTATCGGATCTGTCATATCGATTCCGGCAGTTCTTGGTTTCTGGTTCCTCTGCGTTCTCCTCTACGTTGCGATCGAGGGTGTCAACCACATCGACGGACTCGCAGACTTTGGAGACGCGTTCTTCGCTCCAGAGGAAAGGAAGAAGGTTGCGATAAAGGACTTGAACCTCGGAACAGGCGGGGCTGTTTTCCTGTGCGTCTATTTTCTGATCCTCTTTTACTCCTTCCAGCGAGTCAGCGCTTTCTACATAATCTTCTCACAAGTTCTCGCGAAGTTCTCGATGCTCCTCTTGCTCACAACCTCGAAACCAGCTTGGCAGGGTATGACGGGGTTCATGATGGAGTTCGCGAGGAAGAGAGATGTAGTCATCGGATCTCTGCCCTTGCTATTGGTCGTCCTTAAGCCTTTGGCAGTTTTTCCGCTTCTCTTCGCGATAACGATTTCACTGCTCGTGAAGAGATACGCGGAAGAGAAATTCGGCGGTGTGAGCGGCGACGTCGTTGGTGCGAGCAACTGCTTAGTTTTTGCTGGTTCTTTGCTCGTCTGCTACTTTCTGGCTGATTGA
- a CDS encoding glycosyltransferase family 4 protein: protein MEIVFVYDAVYPWTKGGVERRLHEVGRRLSNEHNVKWLCVGWWGKEKRIQEGVELIPVCKAQQLYSRGRRTIREAMIFAASLLKKSRIKADVIDCQVFPYLSVFPFATRKELVLTWHEFWGDYWYEYLGKAGFFGKAVERIVAKLKARTIAVSETTRKALESLGIRATVIPNGVDFPRISEIPASSEEWDVIFVGRLIREKNLELLFDAMKLLPELNCLVVGDGPERERLSKIAPANVDFGGSLGYEEVISMMKSSKVFAIPSRREGFGISALEANACGLPVVTIRHQMNAVVEIAEKTGFVAEPHARDFAEKIRLALEMRREMREKCINFAKNFDWEVIARRLEEFYEGVHSPPNEGRAE from the coding sequence ATGGAAATAGTATTCGTTTACGACGCTGTTTACCCGTGGACAAAGGGAGGAGTTGAGAGGAGACTTCACGAAGTTGGGAGGAGATTGTCTAACGAGCACAACGTCAAATGGCTTTGCGTCGGATGGTGGGGAAAGGAGAAAAGAATTCAAGAAGGTGTGGAGTTGATTCCGGTTTGTAAGGCTCAGCAGTTGTATTCGAGGGGAAGAAGAACGATCAGAGAAGCTATGATCTTCGCAGCGAGTTTGCTTAAAAAATCAAGGATCAAAGCAGACGTTATAGACTGCCAGGTCTTTCCTTATCTTTCAGTCTTTCCATTTGCAACTAGAAAAGAGCTCGTCCTTACCTGGCACGAGTTCTGGGGGGATTACTGGTACGAGTACCTTGGCAAAGCCGGGTTTTTCGGAAAGGCTGTTGAAAGGATCGTTGCTAAGCTTAAGGCAAGAACTATCGCTGTCTCCGAGACTACGAGAAAGGCTTTGGAGAGCTTAGGAATAAGGGCTACGGTAATACCGAACGGCGTCGATTTTCCAAGGATTTCAGAAATCCCAGCCTCTTCCGAGGAGTGGGACGTGATCTTCGTAGGAAGGCTCATAAGGGAGAAAAACCTCGAACTCCTGTTCGATGCGATGAAACTCCTCCCAGAGCTCAATTGCCTCGTAGTTGGGGACGGTCCTGAGAGAGAAAGGCTTTCAAAGATCGCCCCAGCAAACGTCGATTTCGGAGGCTCTCTGGGCTACGAGGAGGTGATATCGATGATGAAGAGCTCAAAGGTCTTCGCGATTCCTTCGAGGAGAGAAGGTTTTGGCATCTCCGCTCTCGAGGCGAACGCCTGCGGATTGCCAGTGGTAACGATTAGACATCAAATGAACGCCGTTGTTGAAATCGCGGAGAAAACTGGGTTCGTCGCAGAGCCACATGCAAGGGACTTTGCAGAAAAGATAAGGCTCGCATTGGAGATGCGTAGAGAGATGAGGGAGAAATGTATAAATTTCGCAAAGAACTTCGACTGGGAGGTGATAGCCAGAAGGCTGGAGGAATTTTATGAAGGTGTCCATAGTCCTCCCAACGAAGGACGAGCAGAATAG
- a CDS encoding glycosyltransferase family 2 protein, whose translation MKVSIVLPTKDEQNSIEKVVRDCLSLGFEKEIIVVDDSADRTPEIAEKLGCKVIRGVKGYGRAFLEGFRHSSGDIIVMLDADGSYDALEIPRLIEPIVKGEADLVIGSRFKGKIMPKAMPWHHRYVGNPVLTKLTNLLFKTKLSDVHSGMRALRKDALAKIDPVCPGMEFATELVLKAAIKGLRIVEVPITYHPRIGFSKLRSFRDGWRHLRLVLAASPIYLFLLPSIILILLGIATALFVIVLQPIRTHTLIFGSTLLLLGIQTFFFGVSGKIYLRQIGFGVRDWLTEAFGKYSTMEKLLFFGLALLILGTYSGYRVFASWVERGFGSLAEFNQALVSLILIVSGFQIAISSIFLSMFLLKEEKDNNK comes from the coding sequence ATGAAGGTGTCCATAGTCCTCCCAACGAAGGACGAGCAGAATAGCATTGAAAAAGTCGTGAGAGACTGTCTTTCTCTCGGATTTGAGAAGGAGATAATCGTTGTCGACGACTCCGCAGACAGAACTCCTGAGATAGCCGAGAAGCTTGGATGCAAGGTAATAAGAGGTGTAAAAGGGTACGGAAGAGCCTTTTTGGAGGGGTTTAGACATTCGAGCGGAGATATCATCGTGATGCTCGATGCTGACGGTAGCTACGATGCGCTGGAAATTCCAAGGCTGATCGAGCCGATTGTTAAAGGAGAAGCTGACCTCGTAATAGGGAGCAGGTTCAAGGGGAAGATAATGCCAAAGGCTATGCCGTGGCATCACAGATACGTGGGCAACCCAGTTCTGACGAAGCTTACGAATCTTCTATTCAAAACAAAGCTTAGCGATGTCCACAGCGGGATGAGGGCTTTGAGGAAAGATGCACTTGCGAAGATCGATCCGGTTTGCCCAGGGATGGAATTCGCAACCGAGCTCGTTTTGAAAGCTGCAATTAAAGGTCTCAGGATCGTGGAGGTTCCAATCACTTACCATCCGAGAATCGGTTTCAGCAAGCTGAGGAGCTTCAGGGACGGGTGGAGACATCTTAGACTTGTCTTGGCAGCTTCGCCGATATACCTTTTTCTTTTACCCTCTATAATCCTAATCCTTTTGGGAATAGCAACGGCTCTATTTGTTATAGTTCTGCAACCAATAAGAACGCACACTCTAATCTTTGGCTCAACTCTCCTCCTGCTTGGGATCCAGACCTTTTTCTTTGGAGTTTCTGGGAAGATATACCTGAGGCAGATAGGCTTCGGAGTCAGAGATTGGCTTACCGAAGCTTTCGGAAAATACTCCACAATGGAGAAACTCCTGTTTTTCGGACTCGCTCTCTTGATCCTCGGAACGTACTCTGGTTACAGAGTCTTCGCCAGCTGGGTTGAGAGGGGATTCGGGTCGCTTGCCGAGTTCAACCAGGCTTTGGTCTCTTTGATCCTCATAGTCTCCGGATTCCAGATTGCGATCAGCAGCATTTTCCTCAGCATGTTTCTCCTGAAAGAAGAAAAAGATAATAATAAGTAA
- a CDS encoding STT3 domain-containing protein: MDRKSLSLLILIVLLGLCIRLQNFGEIFDSRIYYYGYDPYYHMRLVEAIVLEGYRPSFDYYINYPYGLRIDWLPLFDYILAFPGLFLGFWASEIFAVVFPVIIGVLCIVLVYLISLEVLRNEKFALISAFIFSVCPVTVWKSLLGKADHHIWVVFLLLLSIWLVTKPGLLKLLSGIPMLLMALSWLGAPIYAALLAVSSLFQFNEKEVRIVGISNLIPVLSSIQNLFLGFSFLAIAVFLLVGSFVKRFERRFRYAIVYYLCICSVALLSAYLMPVGWLGFVKSGISYVLGTDIYLPTIREARSFQILGVISSAGYLFFVLAIPALFMLRNGFLKVFFVLSFLISILQLRFVEVLAFPVAILASYTICQILERVDYPVFRKEEEGESKRRGRKEKKKAVEIRKKDHATVIAFLLFLALPCFANSLAPVEMTMDWKEALNWMKENLEAQDYLKAYEKPDYAVLSWWDYGNWILYVAKKAVVCNNFQAGADDAAKFFTAQSEEEAMKIVEKRKVRYVVTVEELTVKPETNKTKFIPIMQIAGYSPEYMKNKEIIDFFNKTMLYKLHVENATNLTHFRLLKNFGTVKIFEVK, encoded by the coding sequence ATGGATAGGAAGTCGCTCTCTCTCCTAATTCTGATAGTTCTCCTCGGTCTCTGCATAAGGCTTCAGAACTTCGGAGAGATATTCGACTCGAGAATTTACTACTACGGATACGACCCCTACTACCACATGAGGCTCGTGGAGGCGATCGTTCTGGAGGGCTACCGCCCCTCTTTTGATTACTACATAAACTATCCATACGGTCTCAGAATAGACTGGCTCCCCCTCTTCGACTACATTCTGGCTTTCCCTGGACTATTTCTCGGTTTCTGGGCATCGGAAATTTTCGCGGTCGTTTTTCCGGTGATCATAGGAGTCCTTTGTATAGTCCTGGTCTACCTTATCTCCCTCGAAGTTCTCAGGAACGAGAAGTTCGCGCTGATTTCTGCCTTCATATTCTCAGTCTGCCCAGTGACAGTTTGGAAGAGCCTGCTCGGAAAAGCTGACCACCACATCTGGGTCGTCTTCCTTCTTCTGCTGTCGATCTGGTTGGTAACGAAGCCTGGACTTTTAAAGCTACTTTCCGGTATTCCGATGCTCCTTATGGCTCTTTCCTGGCTCGGGGCTCCGATATACGCAGCCCTGCTCGCAGTATCTTCGCTTTTTCAATTCAACGAGAAGGAGGTCAGAATCGTGGGTATCTCGAATCTGATTCCAGTACTTTCATCGATTCAGAATCTCTTCCTCGGATTCTCTTTTCTCGCGATAGCAGTATTTTTACTGGTCGGCAGCTTTGTAAAGAGGTTTGAGAGAAGGTTCAGGTATGCGATCGTTTACTACCTTTGCATCTGTTCGGTCGCTTTGCTCTCAGCCTACCTCATGCCCGTGGGTTGGCTGGGCTTCGTGAAGAGCGGAATCAGTTATGTGCTCGGCACAGACATTTATCTGCCGACAATTCGGGAAGCGAGGTCCTTCCAGATTCTCGGAGTTATCTCGAGCGCTGGATATCTTTTCTTCGTTCTCGCAATCCCTGCACTATTCATGCTCAGAAACGGATTCCTAAAGGTCTTCTTCGTTCTATCCTTTCTCATTTCGATTCTTCAGCTGAGATTTGTCGAGGTTCTTGCGTTTCCAGTAGCGATTCTTGCGTCTTATACGATTTGCCAGATTTTGGAAAGAGTTGATTATCCTGTTTTCCGGAAAGAAGAAGAGGGGGAAAGTAAAAGAAGGGGAAGAAAAGAGAAAAAGAAAGCAGTTGAAATTAGGAAGAAAGATCACGCGACCGTGATTGCTTTTTTACTCTTTTTAGCCTTGCCTTGCTTCGCCAACTCCTTGGCTCCGGTGGAAATGACTATGGACTGGAAAGAGGCTCTGAACTGGATGAAAGAGAATCTGGAAGCACAGGATTATCTCAAAGCTTACGAAAAGCCAGATTACGCTGTGCTGAGCTGGTGGGATTATGGGAACTGGATTCTCTACGTTGCCAAAAAGGCTGTCGTCTGCAACAACTTCCAGGCTGGAGCTGATGATGCTGCGAAGTTCTTCACAGCACAGAGCGAAGAAGAGGCGATGAAGATCGTTGAGAAAAGAAAAGTTAGATACGTCGTTACTGTAGAGGAGCTGACTGTGAAGCCGGAAACTAACAAGACGAAATTCATCCCGATAATGCAGATCGCTGGCTACAGTCCAGAGTACATGAAAAATAAGGAAATAATTGATTTCTTCAACAAAACCATGCTTTACAAGCTCCACGTCGAGAACGCAACCAATTTGACGCACTTCAGGCTCCTGAAAAATTTCGGAACTGTGAAAATCTTTGAAGTTAAGTGA
- a CDS encoding ABC transporter ATP-binding protein, which produces MIEAEGISKKFRIPSEKRFTLFEELSAFFKGKRDFVEFWALRDVSFRVKKGETFGIFGPNGSGKSTILKIIAGILYPDTGSLSVSGKVTPILELGVGFNPELTAKENVYLYGVIMGMSKEEIRSKIEEIFRFAELEKFKNMKLKNYSSGMYARLAFATAVATEPEILLIDEVLAVGDIYFQRKCIGRIRELKQNGTTIVLVSHSPNTLLELCDRVMLIEAGTVKAIGEPGKVLEGYL; this is translated from the coding sequence ATGATAGAGGCTGAGGGGATATCGAAGAAGTTCAGAATACCAAGCGAGAAAAGGTTTACGTTATTTGAAGAGCTCTCAGCATTTTTTAAAGGTAAAAGAGATTTCGTAGAGTTCTGGGCACTCAGGGATGTAAGCTTCAGAGTAAAAAAAGGCGAAACATTCGGAATCTTCGGACCAAATGGCTCGGGCAAATCCACGATCCTCAAGATAATTGCCGGAATTCTTTATCCTGACACTGGTAGTTTAAGTGTTTCTGGAAAGGTCACACCAATTCTTGAGCTCGGTGTGGGCTTCAATCCAGAGTTAACGGCTAAGGAGAACGTTTACCTTTACGGAGTCATTATGGGTATGAGTAAGGAGGAAATAAGAAGTAAGATTGAAGAAATCTTCAGGTTTGCAGAACTTGAAAAGTTCAAAAACATGAAGCTCAAGAACTACTCATCTGGTATGTATGCAAGGCTAGCATTCGCAACAGCAGTAGCAACTGAGCCTGAAATTCTCCTGATCGACGAAGTTCTAGCCGTCGGTGATATCTATTTCCAAAGAAAGTGTATAGGCAGAATTAGGGAGTTAAAACAGAATGGAACCACGATAGTCCTCGTTTCCCATTCTCCAAATACTTTACTGGAGTTGTGCGATAGAGTCATGTTGATCGAGGCTGGAACTGTAAAAGCTATAGGTGAACCTGGAAAAGTACTTGAGGGCTATCTTTAA
- a CDS encoding ABC transporter permease — MSGYLRKRDVIITMTQFEFKQRYRGTALGLIWSLLAPFLLALVLFLVFRNMFSWVENFAAYVLVGVFVFRFFQVATSVGMHTIVGKSHLVTKTNIDRELLPLATTLSYGMSSFLEILVIVPIVHVLGGNVGFTILFLPVIHFVYIIFIFGLNLFLSSLMVYFRDLNQIWEVITNVIFFASPIVYPLTMIPESYREMYMLNPIACIIEIYRGILMENQILLEKFIYFLLISLALTFAGQLFFRRMQKRFGEVL; from the coding sequence ATGTCCGGATATTTGAGAAAAAGAGATGTCATAATCACCATGACTCAATTTGAGTTTAAGCAGAGATACCGAGGCACGGCTCTAGGTTTGATTTGGAGCCTCTTAGCTCCTTTTTTATTGGCACTCGTCTTGTTTCTGGTTTTCAGAAATATGTTCTCTTGGGTCGAGAATTTCGCCGCATACGTCTTGGTAGGAGTGTTTGTGTTTAGATTTTTCCAGGTGGCGACGTCTGTTGGAATGCACACAATCGTTGGTAAGTCTCACCTAGTTACAAAAACGAACATCGATAGGGAACTCTTACCTCTCGCGACGACTCTTTCTTACGGCATGAGTTCCTTCCTTGAAATACTCGTAATCGTCCCTATAGTGCACGTTTTGGGTGGAAATGTCGGTTTTACGATCCTTTTCCTCCCAGTTATTCATTTTGTCTACATAATTTTTATATTTGGTCTAAACTTATTTCTCTCCTCTCTGATGGTTTACTTCAGGGATTTAAACCAGATCTGGGAGGTCATAACTAATGTGATATTCTTTGCAAGTCCAATAGTCTATCCGCTCACAATGATCCCCGAAAGCTACAGAGAAATGTACATGCTCAATCCAATTGCTTGCATCATTGAAATCTACCGTGGAATTTTGATGGAAAATCAAATTTTGCTGGAAAAATTTATTTACTTTTTATTAATATCTCTTGCACTCACCTTTGCTGGTCAGTTGTTTTTTAGAAGAATGCAGAAGAGATTTGGTGAAGTTCTATGA